From Melospiza melodia melodia isolate bMelMel2 chromosome 2, bMelMel2.pri, whole genome shotgun sequence:
aaggatttcatcagaaagctaggaaggaaaggaaaggaatggaatgataataaaatcttgtgactgtccaGAGAGTCTAAGCTGgactttgattggccattaattaaaaacaaccacatcagaccaatcaaagatgcacctgttgcattgcacagcagcagataattattgtttacttGTCATTTATGAGGccttccagcttctcaggagaaaaggatCCTgtcaaaggatttttcataaaatatgtccgcgACAAAAGCCATACATCTTGTTTCATAGAATCACGTGAAGTTCCCTGTTTTCTTTAAACAGCTGGGTACGGTGAAGAGGCTCCTGACGGAAAAGCTGGCTCCAGTGAACGCTCGTGATGAGGATCAGTACACTCCTCTGCACCGAGCTGCCTACAGCGGGCACCTGGACGTTGCACACGAGCTGGTGGCCCAAGGGGCCGACGTGCACGCGCAGACCGTGGACGGCTGGACGCCCCTGCACAGCGCCTGCAAGTGGAACAACACCAGCGTGGCCGcgttcctgctgcagcagggcgcGGACATCAACGCGCAGACAAACGGGCTGCTGACACCCCTGCACATCGCTGCAGGAAACAAGAACAGCAGGGAAACCCTTGAGCTCCTGCTGATGAATCGCTACGTGAAGCCAGACTTGAAAAACAACTTGGATGAAACTGCCCTTGACATTGCAAGGAGGACTGATATATATCACTACCTTTTTGAAATAGTAGAAGACTGCATAAACACTGTGTCCCCCTAAAAGCTTGTGAATGTGAGGTTTTCTGCCTCTTTCTTGTTAGTCTTCTGCATGCCTGTCGGTGGTGGTCTGTCTCTTTGCAACGAGGTTTTAATGTAAGATATTTCAGTATTCTCCTCAGGCAAAATGTCACCTCCTGCAGTGCAGTTCAGTGGTCACGCTCGTACTTTGAAGCGTTCCTGCAGTTAGCTGAGGTGGTCAGAAAGTCTCAGTAATTCCTGTGAGTTTCTGTTTAATAAGTGCAGATTTGGAGAGGCCTTTGTAAGTTGTCTGTAGTGTCAAAGCAGGAGGGAAAACTGGAATATTTACTTGATGTGAAAAAATTCTGGCTTGGTTATGCAGACTTTATTACGGCTcacttgaaaattattttttgagACATTCTAACTTTTTTAAAACTGCATGAAAGCTCAGAATGAATGTAACTTATTGGGTGATACACAAAATGTTTAATGAACCTAATGTAAGgcttattataaaataaaatatctaactcaaaatattttgtcatatttttaattaaaagtccATTTATCAATGCAATCTGTTCATAAATCAAACACATTATTCATAGGATAGAAAGTagttctggtttatttttttcctggtgcTTTTCAAGGAAGGGACTTTCTATCAAGATCCTCTTTACTTTTCCCTTGCAATTAAGTTGCATAAAGACTTAATATCAAGAATGTGGCATTAATTGGAAAAAATGAGCCACAACCATGTGAGGATAAACAGCCAGCATACTGTCGTGTCTGTAGTTACAGGTAATTTAGTATTGCCCTTTGAGTTAGTACACTAAAATTTTGCCATGGTAAGGGCACACAGTATGTTTTTCAGCTTCAACTTTGCCATCTGTAATTTAGAAGTGGAGAAAGTTACTTCTCTGTTAAACAAACTGAAAATTGAATGTAAGTGCTGAAGTACTGTCACTATGAGAGCTGTAGTAAGCACTGTCCTATGCAGATGTCTTACTGAGTGATCCCAAGCTCCTTCCACTAACATGCAGCACAATTGTAGCAGTAGCAGCCGGGTTGGGATATGTTGGACCACATTTAGTGCTCTGATCAAGCTACTATTGAGGGCATCTTGGTCACCCACCTTTTAGAAGTAGTGTGTTATGTTCATCACTTTCTGTTGGAAAATGGAAACACAGCTTCTGAACTATGAATGATGTAACATGATTTTAATgtgtattatttttaaaagtttggtTTCAGGACATCAGTGGAAGAAGATGAATATACCTTGAGATGCATCAAGGAATAATAGAGACGTGGGTTACAAGCCACTTCAGTCCAATATGCAGCGTCTGAATATGCTTCATTTTATGACCAAACTAGTACTTTTGAGTATCAGTAGATAAACATCACTTAAAGTGAACTCTGTCGTTCTTCACCTCAGCCCGGCACCCTTTCGTAGGGCAGGCCCTGGGTGACAGCCCACAGCGGTGCAGAGTTCGCGATGTGCGTGTCCCGCTCCCGCGGCCATGCCGAGTGACACAGAGGGGCAGCTGGTGCTGGCACCCGGAGCTGTCCGGCGCCCCGTGCCCGGGCCCGCTGTCCCGGGGCTGCCGGCTGCCCCAGCCCGCCTCGGGGCCGCCCCGGTGCCCCGGGAGCGGCAGCGCCGCGGCGGCCCCGCCTGCCGGGCAGCCTGGCAACGCCCGCGCCGCAGCCCGGCCCAACCGCCCGgtagcggcagcggcagcggcagccaTGAGGGCGGCGGACGGGCACAcacccgcggcggcggcggcggcggcggccggggagCCGGGCAGCGATGTCCGCGGCGAGCAGCCCCGTGAGCACGGCCGTCCCCGGTCCccggccagccctgccccagcccgggcCCAGCCCGCGCTGTCCCCTCGGGAGCCCAGCCGTTCCCCGCTGATGTCCCCCTCACTGATGTCCCCCAGCACCGCGGCGGGTGCTGGCCCTGGTGCCGTGGGGCGTCcgcatccctctccagctccctggAGACTTCCTGCAGCGAGGACATCTTCTCAGATGCCTCTCCATCTTCGGCCCTGCCCTGGGATGTCTGTCATGGGGAAGGCACGGTGGCCGGCTCCCCAGTGGCCCTGGGCTGGCCTTGGCTACCAGCAGCCCCATCTGGGTGGACACACCAGGGTCCTGTCCTTACCATCCTCCTGTCCTGGGGAGTAGGGCCTGGCTGAACACCGTCATATATTTGTAAATTATTTGGTTCACTGTGTATTGAAGACGGATGCAGGGTAGCATAGCTTGACAGTTGCATTCAGCAAAGTACATCAGCATTCAGGGGATTTATAATAACTGGCTGTTTTGTAATATATTTTACTAACAGGACAGAAATGTGTATATGTTGAGCCACCTAGGAGAGTTAAAGAAATACTGGAGGAGCACTTTCATTTACAGGAAGAAGAATGCAATGTTAATCATCCATCTGCAGGTAATCCTCCTTACCAGCAAATGGCAAGTGTTTGTCAGAACAAGTGATTGTGGCAAAATTAGAGAACATTTATGTAATATCATGCAGAACATTTAGAAACAGCAGAATTGCATATAGTCTTTATTACTTttttctctctggttttgctttttttggtgAGAAATTAGGGGACCAGAAGAACACAGATAATTCCATATGATATATCAGTTTAATAAACCAGAAACAATTGCCAAGCAATAGGGAGGTTTTGTTACCTTTCTCTTTGAAAGAAATGCTGCAGTACATTTGCTTATTAGTACACTTGTGTAGGATTGAGACCCATTTCTAAACTCACTCAAAATGAATTTAAAACAGTTGGATTCACAGACAAAAATGTACCTAAATTAGATAATATAATCAGTACCTAGCAGATGTAAAGACCATTTGAGCCTGCAATTCTTATTACTGTGACTAGGCTCTGTAGGGGATTATAGCACACACCTGCAAATGACTGACTTGGGTAGCCTCTGTGTGTAGTAAGCAGAGGAAAAAAGGCACTTTGGATATTCTTTTGACTTGTCCTAGACACCTGTCATTGCATGTGTCCTGCTCTAAAAGTGTTCTTTTAGCAGATATTAACACTGGTCTGCTCAGTCTGCTCATGTGCCTAATGTTACTGAGAGCTGATCACAACTATTTTTTCTGCATTCATCTGCCAAATTCAAATTCAAATTGTCTGGAGTATTTCAGTCTGGCTGAATAAATGGATGTTACTTTATATGCTCTCATGACTTTTGAGGAGTGTCCCAAAGAATTGTATGTTACAAAGGCTTAAAGTACAAAGATAATAGAGAAACACTACATAAATATTTGTTACAGGACTGTATAATATGGATCTACAGCAAGCTCAGTACAGAAATGGTATGTACAGCATAATGTTATAGGCATAGCATAACAATGATGAATGATGAATATGGTAAATATAGATGCTGGTGTACAGATTATTCAGTGAATACTGAATTCATTTTTTCAGCTGTTTGGACAATTAGAGATGCTTACTAAGTGGCCTGGGCTCTGATAGACAACAGTTGTCAGGTTGGATGGTTACTGATTTACACAGTTTAGACTGCTAAAGTGTATTGTTTAAAAGAATTTAGATGGCTAGTAAATTGTAATCTTTAAAATAAATTAGCTTTTAATTTTGTTCTGATGGTGATGGCtctggttttttatttgtttgtttagttttttgtttgagttgggttttttggggagggTATGTTGTTTTCTCTATTTTTATGAGAGTATTTGGTATTCCATTATGACCAAAAAAGGATGCTGCCTGCATCAGTATTACTGCTGTTTCTTGTTTATTATAGACAATAATAAACTGAATAATTAACTGAAGCTATATCCTGCTTCAGTTGGGTGCCTGAGTAGTCCTAAGAGCTTCTATAAACAGTAGAGAGCATTGCGTGCCTTTAGCAATCTGAACTTCTCTCTGAAGATGTCAATCTGTTTTCATTAACAGTGGAAGAATATTATTGTGTAGTTTCATATTAATTTTAGAACAAGCTGAAGTAATCAGTTATAAAGCTAATATTTTGCCAAATTGTTAACAGTGGCTCTGGAAGGAGTTTGGAATGTGAAGAACAATTTCTCCATTAAAAGCCTGAAACCAGTGTCACAGAACAACAGTGATTTACTTTTACAGCCTCAATTCTACTCAAGACATGCAAGAATGAAAAGTAAGAGTCAATAATAAGAAACTTTCACTATAACACCTCATTTTTATGTTGCAGGGCATCTTTCTGCAGAGCTAACCCATCTCTTCTTTTAGAAAGTAGGCAACATACTTTGAAATCTTTGCAGAAGAAATCAGTTCAGGGCTGCTGTGTTAAGTCCCCTCATTTCATATTCTGAAACATTTTTTAAAGGTTCCACATCTATTCATGGAATAATCACTTGGGTTCTACTGATAGATGGTGAGTGTTGGTTTCATGTTCATTATGAACCTTATTGTTCTTAGCATACAGCCCTAAGAAATTCAATTGTTTGGAAAAGCACTCCTCCAGCACACTTCCTGAAAAGAGCTCGATCCAGATATTCTTTCAGGCATTTTAGTATTTGCCTGCAATGGTCAGCTGGTGCTCTGGGAAATGTGTTTCTCTCTTTACAATCTGTAGAGTGTGGCTTTTGTGGAGCACACCTGTTCTTTATAGCTTTTAGCTTAGTGTCTGCTCACATTCTCTCCTAACCTAACTCTCTTTAAACTCTAAGAAAACAGAGGTATTTTGCTTTTTAAGAGGAATATTTGTAGTGCCACGAGATTGCAGAATATATGAACTCAGCATATTTTGCCTCTACATGAAGCTCATTCCTACTATTCTTGGGGGATAGTGGTTTAAAAATACAGGTTTAAAAATACATGACTAGCACCTCTTTCTTCCTATCTTGATCTTGTGGGATCAGGAGATAATGGCATCTTAGTTACATGGATTAAGCTATTACTGGTGTGAGAAGTGTTTAACCAGTACAGCCTTCTGCCACACTGCCTTTACTTTAGAGTTTCTTACTTGTAGGAGCACTTTAATTATAGAACAGACCTAACAACTACAGAATGACTCAGAGTTTTGAGATGTTAGCATAATTTTAAAGCTCATGTACCGCAGGCTTCTAATCAAGACAAACAGTTTTCAAAGATCATGATCTTCTCCATTTCCTGCTCAGAACCCTGAAGAAAGAAGAGCTTTAAAACAAAGCAGTTCATCGAGATTGATGTAGGTGCTGAAAATCTGTGAATTTCCTTTGGGAATTTGAATGAGATTTCATTCCTAGGGACTGCTGCTGGGGAGAAGTGGTGCCCTCCTCACTAGCTATGCTGCCTGTTTTGCAGTGGGCAGGCAGGCCTCATGAGAGAAGAGGTGGCAGAAAAGATACACAATGGGAAAAATCTGGGAGCAATCTGGCTTCAGCTCCTGTGTTCACCAAACCATCTCCATTCATGCATTTTTTTCTGTGTAAGGATCTGGGGAAGAAAGGAGAGACTGGTGGGGAGATGGAGTGGGTACAGGCTATAGAAATGGACAAAAGGGAAGAGATGATGAGAGAAGATGAGCCTGCTGTGTTTAGTGCCAGAGGAGAGGAAccagtgaaggaaaaggaagaatcACTGATAAGAGAAATGAAAGAGGAGATATACAGAAGGTTAGAAATTCCTGAAGGAAACAGAAAAGAGAATACAGTTCAGGAACACAGAGATAGAAACTgtaaaaaatgaaaggaaaatatgCAGAAGATATAaatagaagagagaaaaaaatattcataTTGCTGAATTTACATAAGTAAATgtattttccttcttcctttttctgCCTTTCCCTAAAAGTGACCAGTGGTTTGGAGGGCTCACTATGTGGTGTCTCATCCATCCTTAGAGCAGAAATTGTCTTTTTTACAGATTGCTGAATGTCAGTGCTTTGAAGACCTGAGGCTGCTTTGATGTGTCAAATCAAACATCAGCATAACTAGCTACCTTTGGAAATGTAGATGTTTGTTTAtcagatttttaataaagttCTACTTGAATATGGAGCTATttcctttttgttgttttattcacATCCTCATACTACTTTTTAATCTGATGTTGTAAGTAGTCAAATCTGAACTGTATTTCCACCAGTGATGAAAACATCACAATCCAAAGATTACAAGATGTTCTTGCTGAAAAACGTGCAACTGTGAAAACACGTTTTCATAGTTTTCTCTTTTGCAAAGTGATTTTAAGTTCCAGCAGATGGTTTTAATATAACTGATGAAGTGCCTCATAATGCTTTAGGCTGAATTCATCCATTAAACTGAGCATTTCGAAAGGTGTTGCAGTAAGGcagaaaaattataaaagaaaggcctcaaaaaatcaggcctgctctgttAGATCAGTGGCTAATCTGTAATTTTTTCTAAGTGAAGCTAGCActttgcaagttcccatgtgaaaacAATCCTGGTGTGAACAGTTTGTTAACATAACAATCTATTCCCGGGTGAAAAACAACTAGCACCTGCATAAACATGAAATCTATCCCCTGAGAATCAGTGAAGAAAATATGTAAACAATTTAGGAATAGAAAGATTCGATAGACAAGAAAAATTCTTTTTACTAACCAACAGAGTAATTGGCAAGAAAGCTACTAACCAGTTGGAGTCACACATGAGGTCTGTAAAACTAAAAAAAGGAGAACaggcagcaataaaaaaaaagccTTTGATACATTGCTTGGTGTGTCATTTCTGTCTGTCTCTACAATGACAAGAAGGCAAGAGTTTGTGATTCAGTATCTAGCCTGATTTCATGAAAGTTTAACATAAATAAGCCTCTCTCCATGTAAGAGCTATCATAGTATCAAAGAAGCACAGAGACAGCATGGAACCTGAAATAACTAACCTCTCACTCTTAAACCATTATTACAGTGAGGTAACACCAAACGAATAATAGTTTGCTTTGTGTTATTATGCCACTTACGAAACAAATCTAGATCCTTCATACTGTATAAAACCAGAAAAGATACGGAGTCCTCCAGAGGCAGTTTCACCATGGACCTCTGTGTGCTACAGGGGCACAGCTGATtcaccatggctgctcctggagctaatcctgcccctccttctccactgaccttggggTCTACAGGGCTGTTCTTCTCACACATTCTTACTCCtttcttctctggctgcaattgctttggtgcagtacctttttccttctttattttgtTATCCCAGAGGCATTATCACCATTGCTCATTGGCTCAGCCCTGGTTAGCAGCAGGTCTGTCTTGGAGCCAGCTGGTACTGCCTCTGTTGGACACAGGGGAAACTTCTAAAATTCCTCACAGAAGTCACTCCTGTAGTCAGCCCCTGGTACCAAAACCTTGCCTAAGAGGTGGAGATGAGATTTGTTTCTGGGCCTCTCAGTTCCTCTGGAAGTAACTATAACACactgaatatttttaaaaagaaagcctCAGTGACAACTTTGTGAAACTGGAATTTAATTTCCTTTGGGTTTTTCCTACAATTATCTGTGAATTAAATCAGATGTTTGCTCTTTGATTTTCTGGATCTCCGCTCTGACATTagaaatttgattttatttttgtatcagtgagaaggaaaaaaagagaaaaaccaaaaccaaaacagccGCTCAGCAGGTTTCAAGCCAACTCGTCTCAGTGTTTCCATTTGACTTCTAAATGAAAAAGGTTGTTGTACTGAATATTGTACCTGAGACACTAGAGGGGTAACTCCTTTTGAAAATACTGTTTTTGCTTTCTAGATGCAAATTTGATCATGAATCACATAATAATGTTTGAAAAGCACTGGATTTTTGGGCAG
This genomic window contains:
- the ANKRD49 gene encoding ankyrin repeat domain-containing protein 49, translating into MNKDKQADEDDDDSELFEDFTEHFNQLELLETHRHLIPVGTQSCWSGQSDDDDDEQERTEEWYEMQEKKMEKHPEKLLLWAAENNRLGTVKRLLTEKLAPVNARDEDQYTPLHRAAYSGHLDVAHELVAQGADVHAQTVDGWTPLHSACKWNNTSVAAFLLQQGADINAQTNGLLTPLHIAAGNKNSRETLELLLMNRYVKPDLKNNLDETALDIARRTDIYHYLFEIVEDCINTVSP